The genomic DNA ACCCGCGACGGACAAGCCGACGTCCCCGAAGGACAGCACGCCGGGCGTGTCGCCGGAGATCACCCGGTCGCGGTAGCTCACGGCGCCGTCGACGACCGTCACGCTGTCGACCTGCAGCGGCTGTGTCAGCGCAGACAGCATCTCGTGCACCATGAGCCGTCGCGAGTGGACGGGGTCCGAAGGCTTGTCGCGGTTGACGTAGGCGTCGAAAACGGGGCGGGAGAAGCGGACCGACCTGGCGCGGTACGATTGGCCGCGCAACATCTCGTCGTACGCCAGGCCGAGCACCCTGAACTCGGGCATGGCCAGCAGATAGCGGGTTTTGCGGAATTCCCGCGCGGCGAAGTAATCCTCGTCGCCGGCCAGTGTCCGCAGCTCGAACGCCTCGGCGAGCAGGAGCGAGTCCCGGGCCGACGCGAGCAACCGCCCGCAGGAGATCCCGTAGCGCGAGCGGCGGAACTCCACCTCGATCCGCGTCGCGTCGAGATCGGCTCCGACCAGGAGGGCCTCGGGAGACAAGGAGCGCCGCAGGAGTCTCGCCCACCGCGCGCCGGTCAGCGAGATCCGTTCGATTTCGAGTTTCGTGTCGGGGGATTCCAGCGTGACGGA from bacterium includes the following:
- a CDS encoding DUF748 domain-containing protein, whose amino-acid sequence is SVTLESPDTKLEIERISLTGARWARLLRRSLSPEALLVGADLDATRIEVEFRRSRYGISCGRLLASARDSLLLAEAFELRTLAGDEDYFAAREFRKTRYLLAMPEFRVLGLAYDEMLRGQSYRARSVRFSRPVFDAYVNRDKPSDPVHSRRLMVHEMLSALTQPLQVDSVTVVDGAVSYRDRVISGDTPGVLSFGDVGLSVAGLANRTGAGDTIRLRAQGALMGAGILKIRMSMPVAEPDFTLSYAGTLGAMDATCLNSYLDVSVRTRLKSCRVDAVAFAIEVVDGRAGGRVTASYRDLEIARLDQQTGDSGGVKNSVVSFLANVFKIRSNNVADDRGEMKVGKVEYARRPDDNFYHYLWRALKTGILDIVCY